The Eubacteriaceae bacterium Marseille-Q4139 genome has a window encoding:
- a CDS encoding energy-coupling factor transporter ATPase: MAIKIEHLNHVYGQGTVFEQYALKDVSLTIEDGEFIGLIGHTGSGKSTLTQHLNGLLKATSGDILYNGTSIYSEGFSMKELRSKVGLVFQYPEHQLFEVDVFTDVCFGPKNLGLSSEEIETRAKEALHLVGLDESFYSQSPFELSGGQKRRVAIAGVLAMKPEVLILDEPTAGLDPKGRDDILGLVETLHREQGMTVILVSHSMEDVAKYVDRLVVMNHGEKAFDGTPKEVFRHYKELEAMGLAAPQITYVVHALRERGIPIGEDLTTIEEARDAILAVWRENRR; encoded by the coding sequence ATGGCAATTAAGATTGAACATCTGAATCATGTTTACGGCCAGGGAACCGTGTTTGAGCAGTACGCCTTGAAGGATGTGAGCCTGACGATTGAAGACGGGGAGTTTATCGGGCTGATCGGCCACACAGGTTCCGGAAAGTCCACGCTGACCCAGCATTTGAACGGCCTTCTTAAGGCCACAAGCGGCGACATCCTCTATAACGGGACGAGCATCTATTCCGAGGGCTTTTCCATGAAGGAGTTAAGGAGCAAGGTAGGGCTGGTGTTCCAGTACCCGGAGCATCAGCTTTTTGAAGTGGATGTGTTTACGGACGTCTGCTTCGGGCCGAAAAATCTTGGCCTTTCCAGTGAGGAGATCGAGACGCGGGCGAAGGAAGCCCTGCATCTTGTGGGGCTGGACGAGAGCTTTTACAGCCAGTCGCCCTTTGAGCTTTCCGGCGGCCAGAAGCGGCGTGTCGCCATTGCAGGCGTCCTCGCCATGAAGCCGGAAGTGTTAATTTTAGACGAGCCGACGGCCGGTCTTGACCCGAAGGGGCGTGACGACATTCTGGGACTCGTGGAAACGCTCCACAGGGAGCAGGGGATGACGGTAATCCTCGTCTCTCACAGCATGGAGGACGTGGCGAAGTATGTGGACAGGCTCGTGGTGATGAACCACGGGGAGAAGGCGTTTGACGGGACGCCGAAGGAAGTGTTCCGGCATTATAAGGAGTTAGAGGCCATGGGGCTTGCGGCGCCGCAGATCACTTATGTGGTTCATGCCTTAAGGGAGCGGGGAATTCCCATCGGGGAAGACCTGACGACCATCGAAGAGGCAAGAGACGCAATTTTAGCGGTCTGGAGGGAAAACAGGCGTTAG
- a CDS encoding energy-coupling factor transporter ATPase → MGIISAVNLIFNYIRHDDEKGTDEVTEALKGVSLDIEEGTFVAILGHNGSGKSTFAKLMNGILLPSDGTVFISGMKTDDEEHLWDVRKTAGMVFQNPDNQIIGNVVEEDVGFGPENMGVPTDEIWRRVDESLEAVGMTAYRLQSPNKLSGGQKQRVAIAGVMAMKPQCIVLDEPTAMLDPNGRKEVIKTVHELNRQEGITVLLITHYMEEVIDADRVIVMDGGKVVMDGTPREIFSRVKELKTYSLDVPQVTELADELKEAGMELPDGILTIDELVERLVPLLNGENRNGN, encoded by the coding sequence ATGGGAATTATCAGTGCAGTGAATTTAATTTTTAATTATATCCGGCATGACGACGAGAAAGGAACCGATGAGGTGACAGAGGCATTAAAGGGCGTCTCCCTGGACATCGAGGAGGGGACGTTCGTGGCAATCCTGGGCCATAACGGGTCGGGAAAGTCCACCTTTGCGAAGCTGATGAACGGGATTCTGCTTCCGTCGGACGGCACGGTTTTCATATCAGGCATGAAGACGGACGACGAAGAACATCTCTGGGACGTGCGGAAGACGGCCGGCATGGTGTTCCAGAACCCGGACAACCAGATCATCGGCAACGTGGTTGAGGAGGACGTGGGCTTCGGGCCGGAGAACATGGGCGTCCCCACGGACGAGATCTGGCGGCGTGTGGATGAAAGCCTGGAGGCGGTCGGGATGACGGCGTACCGGCTCCAGTCGCCAAATAAGCTTTCCGGCGGCCAGAAGCAGCGGGTTGCCATCGCAGGCGTCATGGCGATGAAGCCGCAGTGCATCGTTCTGGACGAGCCGACGGCCATGCTGGATCCCAACGGCCGGAAAGAGGTCATTAAAACCGTCCATGAATTGAACCGGCAGGAGGGCATCACGGTTCTTCTGATTACGCACTATATGGAGGAGGTCATCGACGCCGACCGTGTGATTGTCATGGACGGCGGGAAGGTTGTGATGGACGGGACGCCGCGGGAGATCTTTTCCAGGGTGAAGGAGCTTAAGACGTACAGCCTGGATGTGCCGCAGGTGACGGAGCTGGCCGACGAACTGAAGGAAGCCGGCATGGAACTTCCCGACGGGATCCTTACGATTGATGAGCTGGTGGAACGTCTGGTTCCGCTTTTAAATGGAGAGAACAGAAATGGCAATTAA
- a CDS encoding N-acetylmuramoyl-L-alanine amidase family protein yields MKRKTAGKLFAGALLAGLLTCFAVFPAFAETIRSLNLSFDGTCETGQISEPQVSVSTDGVSIDSVKWNKSVSGWKPGAKVTATVTLSADGGDTFLSSYGERSLKISGAELGSAKKSGENLKVTAYYYPSVQLEAPEEAGWRNANKTIATWDKVKYATAYQIKLYLDGNYIKTIDADGTTKDLSEYMTKEGTYSYEVRAMAKDSGDAKYMKSSGYTASTDSVAEDLGDTDGTWKLYVQGKKYQKADGTLVTGQWYRILGEWYYFNADGYAVTGWNEVGGKKYYMDEDGVMQTGWLEDGGDWYYLNADGSMATGWCQASPNQWYYLNEDGTMASNASIDGRTLNEDGLWVQ; encoded by the coding sequence ATGAAGAGAAAAACAGCAGGAAAGCTGTTCGCCGGAGCGCTGCTGGCGGGGCTGCTGACATGTTTTGCAGTGTTCCCGGCCTTTGCGGAAACCATTAGGAGCCTGAACCTGAGCTTTGACGGGACGTGCGAGACGGGACAGATTTCGGAGCCGCAGGTGTCTGTGAGCACGGACGGCGTTTCGATAGATTCCGTAAAATGGAACAAGAGCGTGTCAGGCTGGAAGCCGGGGGCGAAGGTGACGGCAACCGTGACTCTTTCAGCCGACGGCGGGGACACGTTTCTCTCAAGCTACGGCGAGCGTTCTTTGAAGATTTCCGGAGCAGAGCTTGGAAGCGCGAAGAAATCCGGAGAAAACCTGAAAGTGACAGCATATTATTATCCGTCGGTGCAGCTTGAAGCGCCGGAGGAAGCCGGATGGAGAAATGCGAATAAAACGATTGCCACCTGGGATAAGGTGAAATATGCTACGGCTTACCAGATCAAGCTGTATCTGGACGGCAATTATATTAAAACCATTGATGCCGACGGGACGACGAAGGACCTGAGTGAGTATATGACGAAGGAGGGCACGTATTCTTATGAGGTGCGTGCCATGGCGAAGGACAGCGGCGATGCGAAATATATGAAGAGCAGCGGATACACCGCTTCCACTGACAGTGTCGCAGAAGATCTTGGCGATACGGACGGAACCTGGAAGCTATATGTCCAGGGGAAGAAGTACCAGAAGGCCGACGGGACGCTTGTAACGGGCCAGTGGTACCGGATCCTTGGAGAATGGTATTACTTTAATGCCGATGGGTATGCCGTGACTGGCTGGAACGAGGTCGGCGGAAAGAAGTATTACATGGACGAAGACGGCGTGATGCAGACGGGATGGCTGGAAGACGGCGGAGACTGGTATTACCTGAATGCCGACGGCTCCATGGCCACCGGCTGGTGCCAGGCGTCGCCGAATCAGTGGTATTATCTGAATGAAGACGGAACGATGGCATCGAACGCCAGCATCGACGGGCGGACGCTCAACGAAGATGGACTCTGGGTGCAGTAG
- a CDS encoding N-acetylmuramoyl-L-alanine amidase family protein, whose amino-acid sequence MLALLGVSPAFAASAISSVNITLDLDIEAGEPLPSLNCGYTGDDCEVAVSSNSRYDVKSAKWVKEPDEATLGTSYSLKIYIEAINDYEFNGTYSSRNVKVKGGDLVSVKRESRRELLVTAKSRPAEGEFDIPDDAQWTDAGSKSKLGQAKWNRVDNAAYEVYLYRGGKVVEKLTGITGTSYNLYPYMTVKGTYSFRVRAVAKDEETEKYAKSSDWSYSDEIYIGEDEVSDGSGRISSDGTAVTPLPPSDTSQVGWLESNKYWYYRYPDGSYLTDCWANIGNQWYLFDANGAMMTGWQTRNGYTYYLKDSGEMQTGWLSYEGRWYYLNPRTDFGTNGAMMTGWLGVGGTDYYMKADGSMAEGWQEVDGSWYYFYPGSGAKAFNTYIDGFYVDQNGIWKKPEVQGA is encoded by the coding sequence ATGCTTGCGCTTCTCGGCGTTTCGCCGGCGTTTGCGGCTTCGGCGATTTCTTCCGTGAATATTACGCTGGATCTGGATATTGAGGCGGGAGAACCGCTTCCCAGCTTAAACTGCGGATATACGGGCGATGACTGCGAGGTGGCCGTTTCCAGCAATTCCAGGTACGACGTCAAGTCGGCCAAATGGGTCAAGGAGCCGGATGAGGCCACACTTGGAACCAGCTATTCGCTGAAAATCTATATCGAGGCCATCAATGACTATGAGTTCAACGGGACGTATTCCTCCAGAAACGTCAAGGTAAAAGGCGGAGATCTTGTTTCTGTCAAGAGAGAGAGCCGCAGGGAACTGCTTGTAACGGCAAAATCGCGGCCGGCTGAAGGCGAGTTCGATATCCCGGATGATGCCCAGTGGACTGATGCCGGAAGCAAGAGCAAGCTCGGCCAGGCAAAATGGAACCGGGTGGACAATGCGGCTTATGAGGTTTACCTTTACCGGGGTGGCAAGGTTGTTGAAAAACTGACAGGGATTACGGGTACCTCCTATAATCTGTATCCGTATATGACAGTCAAGGGAACGTATTCCTTCCGTGTGCGTGCCGTGGCGAAGGACGAAGAAACGGAAAAATATGCAAAGTCAAGCGACTGGAGCTATTCCGACGAGATCTACATCGGAGAGGATGAGGTTTCCGACGGAAGCGGCCGGATTTCCAGCGATGGTACGGCTGTGACGCCGCTGCCGCCGTCTGACACGTCCCAGGTGGGATGGCTTGAGAGCAACAAATACTGGTATTACCGGTATCCCGACGGAAGTTATCTGACGGACTGCTGGGCCAACATCGGAAACCAGTGGTATCTTTTTGATGCAAACGGCGCTATGATGACGGGCTGGCAGACAAGGAATGGATATACCTATTATCTGAAGGACAGCGGTGAGATGCAGACTGGCTGGCTCTCCTATGAGGGGCGCTGGTATTACCTGAATCCGCGGACAGATTTCGGCACGAACGGCGCCATGATGACAGGCTGGCTCGGTGTCGGCGGAACGGATTATTACATGAAAGCCGACGGCTCCATGGCCGAGGGCTGGCAGGAAGTGGACGGGAGCTGGTATTACTTCTATCCGGGAAGCGGAGCGAAGGCGTTCAATACTTATATCGACGGATTTTATGTGGATCAGAACGGTATCTGGAAAAAGCCTGAGGTGCAGGGGGCCTAG
- a CDS encoding 50S ribosomal protein L17, translating into MSGYRKLGRTSSQRKALLRSQVTSLLYHGKIVTTEARAKEIRGIAEGLIALAVKEKDNFETVKVTAKVARKDKDGKRVKEVVDGKKVTVYDEVEKEIKKDMPSRLHARRQMLKTLYGVTEVPTTLAGRKKNTKKVDLPAKLFDEIAPKYASRNGGYTRIVKIAQRKGDGAMAVMIELV; encoded by the coding sequence ATGTCAGGTTATAGAAAGCTTGGAAGAACATCCAGTCAGAGAAAGGCATTACTTAGAAGCCAGGTAACAAGCCTCTTATATCATGGAAAGATCGTTACCACTGAGGCTCGTGCAAAGGAAATCCGCGGCATCGCCGAGGGCCTGATCGCACTGGCTGTTAAGGAGAAGGACAACTTTGAGACCGTTAAGGTAACAGCTAAGGTTGCCCGCAAGGACAAAGACGGCAAGAGAGTAAAGGAAGTTGTTGACGGCAAGAAAGTTACCGTTTACGATGAAGTTGAGAAGGAAATCAAGAAGGATATGCCTTCCAGACTTCATGCAAGACGTCAGATGTTAAAGACTCTGTACGGTGTGACTGAGGTTCCGACGACTCTGGCCGGCAGAAAGAAAAATACGAAGAAGGTTGACCTTCCGGCAAAATTGTTCGATGAGATTGCTCCGAAGTACGCTTCCCGCAACGGCGGCTACACGAGAATCGTGAAGATCGCACAGCGCAAGGGCGACGGCGCAATGGCAGTTATGATCGAGCTGGTATAA
- a CDS encoding DNA-directed RNA polymerase subunit alpha has protein sequence MFDFEKPNIEIAEISEDKRYGKFVVEPLERGYGTTLGNSLRRIMLSSLPGAAVSQVKIDGVLHEFSSIPGVKEDVTEIIMNVKNLAIKNNSDTNEPKTAYIEFEGEGVITAADIQADADIEILNPDQTIATLSGGADSKFYMELTITNGRGYVSADKNKNDDLPIGVIAVDSIYTPVERVNMAVENTRVGQMTDYDKLTLEIYTNGTLDPDEAVSLAAKVLSEHLNLFIDLSENAKTAEVMVEKENNEKEKVLEMNIDELELSVRSYNCLKRAGINTVEELCSRTSEDMMKVRNLGRKSLEEVLAKLKELGLQLNSSDEQ, from the coding sequence GTGTTCGATTTTGAGAAACCAAACATTGAGATAGCTGAAATATCCGAAGATAAGAGATACGGAAAGTTTGTCGTGGAGCCGCTTGAGCGGGGCTACGGCACAACTCTGGGAAATTCCCTTAGAAGAATCATGCTTTCTTCTTTGCCGGGTGCCGCTGTCAGCCAGGTGAAAATCGACGGTGTTCTGCATGAGTTCAGTTCCATTCCTGGAGTCAAGGAAGATGTGACTGAGATCATCATGAACGTCAAAAACTTAGCAATCAAGAATAACAGCGATACAAATGAGCCGAAGACCGCTTATATCGAGTTCGAGGGCGAGGGTGTCATCACGGCTGCCGATATCCAGGCAGACGCTGATATCGAGATTTTAAATCCCGACCAGACTATCGCAACTTTAAGCGGCGGTGCCGACAGCAAGTTCTACATGGAGCTTACGATCACCAATGGCCGCGGCTATGTAAGTGCTGACAAGAACAAGAACGACGATCTCCCAATCGGCGTGATCGCAGTGGATTCCATCTACACGCCGGTTGAGCGTGTGAATATGGCGGTTGAGAATACGCGTGTCGGCCAGATGACCGATTACGACAAGCTGACCCTGGAAATCTACACCAACGGAACGCTGGATCCCGACGAGGCCGTCAGCCTTGCTGCGAAGGTTTTAAGCGAGCATCTGAATCTCTTCATCGACCTGTCCGAGAATGCAAAGACTGCCGAGGTCATGGTCGAGAAGGAGAACAATGAGAAAGAAAAAGTCCTTGAGATGAACATTGACGAGCTGGAGCTTTCCGTCCGTTCCTACAACTGCTTGAAGCGTGCGGGAATCAACACGGTGGAAGAGCTTTGCAGCCGCACCTCCGAAGACATGATGAAGGTCCGCAACCTGGGCCGCAAGTCCTTAGAGGAAGTGCTTGCAAAGTTAAAAGAGCTCGGACTTCAGCTCAACTCGAGCGACGAACAGTAA
- the rpsD gene encoding 30S ribosomal protein S4 gives MAVDRVPVLKRCRSLGLDPIYLGIDKKSNRESKRANKKMSEYGLQLREKQKAKFIYGVLEKPFRNYYAKAVRMNGQSGENLMKLLECRLDNVLFRMGLGRTRKEARQIVDHKHVLVNGKCINIPSYQVKAGDVIEIKEKHKGDQRYKNILEVTGGRLVPAWIEVDQENLKGTVKSVPTREEIDVPVNEMLIVELYSK, from the coding sequence ATGGCAGTTGATAGAGTTCCTGTTCTTAAAAGATGCAGATCCCTTGGTTTGGACCCGATCTATTTAGGAATTGATAAAAAATCCAACAGAGAATCCAAAAGAGCGAACAAGAAGATGAGCGAGTATGGCCTTCAGTTAAGAGAGAAGCAGAAAGCAAAGTTCATCTACGGCGTTCTTGAGAAACCGTTCCGCAATTACTACGCAAAGGCTGTCCGCATGAACGGCCAGAGCGGTGAGAACCTGATGAAGCTTCTTGAGTGCAGACTCGACAACGTCCTGTTCCGCATGGGTCTTGGCAGAACCAGAAAAGAAGCAAGACAGATCGTAGACCACAAGCATGTACTTGTAAACGGCAAGTGCATCAACATCCCGTCCTACCAGGTTAAGGCCGGCGACGTGATCGAAATCAAAGAGAAACACAAAGGTGATCAGAGATACAAAAACATCCTGGAAGTAACCGGCGGCCGTCTTGTACCGGCCTGGATCGAGGTTGACCAGGAGAACCTGAAGGGAACTGTAAAATCTGTTCCGACAAGAGAAGAGATTGATGTTCCTGTAAATGAGATGCTCATCGTCGAGTTGTACTCCAAATAA
- the rpsK gene encoding 30S ribosomal protein S11: MAKKVSTAKKVTKKRVKKNVERGQAHIQSSFNNTIVTLTDAQGNALSWASAGGLGFRGSRKSTPYAAQMAAETATKAALVHGLKSVDVMVKGPGSGREAAIRALQACGLEVTSIKDVTPVPHNGCRPPKRRRV, encoded by the coding sequence ATGGCTAAAAAAGTGTCCACTGCAAAAAAAGTGACAAAAAAGCGTGTAAAGAAAAACGTTGAACGCGGACAGGCGCACATCCAGTCATCTTTTAACAACACAATCGTGACATTAACAGATGCACAGGGAAATGCCTTATCCTGGGCAAGTGCAGGCGGTCTGGGATTTAGAGGTTCAAGGAAATCTACTCCATATGCAGCTCAGATGGCTGCGGAAACTGCAACTAAGGCAGCTCTTGTACACGGTTTAAAATCCGTTGACGTTATGGTAAAAGGACCTGGTTCAGGCCGTGAGGCAGCAATCCGTGCCCTTCAGGCATGCGGCCTTGAAGTAACTAGCATTAAGGACGTAACTCCGGTTCCGCACAACGGATGCCGTCCGCCAAAACGCAGAAGAGTCTAA
- the rpsM gene encoding 30S ribosomal protein S13 encodes MARISGVDLPREKRVEIGLTYIYGIGRASSNRILAAAGVNPDTRVKDLTDDEVKNIAAVIADTQTVEGDLRREIALNIKRLQEIGCYRGIRHRKSLPCRGQKTKTNARTCKGPRKTVANKKK; translated from the coding sequence ATGGCTCGTATTTCAGGTGTTGATTTACCAAGAGAAAAACGTGTCGAAATCGGCTTAACTTACATCTACGGCATTGGTAGAGCAAGTTCCAACCGTATTCTTGCGGCTGCTGGCGTAAACCCTGACACCCGCGTGAAGGATCTGACAGACGACGAAGTAAAGAATATTGCAGCAGTGATCGCTGATACCCAGACGGTTGAAGGTGATTTACGTCGTGAAATCGCTTTAAACATCAAGAGGCTTCAGGAGATCGGATGTTACAGAGGAATTCGTCACAGAAAGAGCCTTCCGTGCCGCGGTCAGAAGACGAAGACCAATGCAAGAACTTGCAAGGGCCCGAGAAAGACAGTCGCAAACAAGAAGAAATAA
- the rpmJ gene encoding 50S ribosomal protein L36, with translation MKVRSSVKPICEKCKIIKRKGSIRVICENPKHKQRQG, from the coding sequence GTGAAAGTAAGATCATCGGTGAAACCGATTTGCGAGAAATGCAAAATCATCAAGAGAAAAGGCAGTATCAGAGTAATCTGTGAAAATCCTAAACACAAACAAAGACAGGGCTGA
- the infA gene encoding translation initiation factor IF-1 codes for MSKADVIEIEGVVVEKLPNAMFQVELENGHKVLATISGKLRMNYIRILPGDKVTLEMSPYDLSKGRIIWRDK; via the coding sequence ATGTCCAAAGCAGATGTAATTGAAATCGAAGGCGTAGTTGTGGAGAAGCTTCCGAACGCCATGTTCCAGGTGGAGCTGGAGAACGGCCACAAGGTTTTAGCAACCATCAGTGGCAAGCTCCGCATGAACTACATCCGGATTCTCCCGGGCGATAAGGTGACGCTTGAAATGTCCCCCTACGATCTGTCCAAGGGAAGAATCATCTGGAGAGATAAATAA
- the map gene encoding type I methionyl aminopeptidase has protein sequence MAVTIKSPREIELMKKAGEILAKTHDELAKALRPGMSTMDIDRLGEKIIRGYGCIPSFKNYNGYPASICVSVNSEVVHGIPNKHRYLKEGDIVSLDAGVIYKGYHSDAARTYGIGKISPEAQKLIDVTRQSFFEGIKFAKAGNHLNDISSAIQEYAESFGYGVVRDLVGHGIGTHLHEDPEVPNFSQKRKGILLRPGMTLAIEPMINAGRADVVWLDDDWTVETDDGSLSAHYENTVLITEGEPEILSLLPAGESHGA, from the coding sequence ATGGCAGTAACGATTAAATCGCCCAGAGAAATTGAACTGATGAAGAAAGCCGGCGAGATCCTGGCAAAAACCCACGACGAGCTGGCAAAGGCACTGCGCCCGGGCATGTCCACCATGGACATCGACAGGCTCGGCGAAAAGATCATCCGCGGCTACGGCTGCATCCCTTCCTTTAAGAATTACAACGGCTATCCGGCTTCCATCTGCGTTTCCGTAAACAGCGAGGTGGTGCATGGGATCCCAAACAAGCACCGTTACCTGAAGGAAGGCGACATCGTGAGCCTGGACGCCGGCGTGATCTATAAGGGCTACCATTCGGACGCGGCGAGAACCTACGGAATCGGGAAAATTTCTCCGGAAGCTCAGAAATTGATTGATGTGACGCGGCAGTCTTTCTTTGAAGGGATTAAATTTGCAAAAGCCGGCAATCATCTCAATGATATCTCAAGTGCCATTCAGGAATATGCGGAAAGCTTTGGGTATGGCGTGGTCCGCGACCTGGTGGGCCATGGAATCGGGACACATCTTCACGAGGACCCGGAGGTTCCGAACTTTTCCCAGAAAAGGAAAGGGATCCTGCTTCGCCCCGGCATGACATTAGCCATTGAGCCGATGATAAACGCAGGCCGGGCGGATGTGGTGTGGCTGGACGACGACTGGACCGTCGAGACGGATGACGGGAGCCTGTCGGCCCACTACGAGAATACGGTCCTGATTACAGAGGGAGAGCCGGAAATCCTGTCGCTTCTTCCGGCGGGAGAGAGCCATGGAGCTTAA
- a CDS encoding adenylate kinase, producing the protein MKIIMLGAPGAGKGTQAEKISAKYGIPHISTGDIFRANIKAGTELGKKAKTYMDQGLLVPDALTVDLLMDRISKEDCKDGYILDGFPRTIPQAEALDEALEKRGETVDFAVDVNVPDEHIIDRMSGRRACLSCGATYHIVYAPPKKEGICDKCGAGLVLRDDDKPETVRKRLSVYHEQTQPLIDYYQAKKILAAVDGTKEMEEVFQDIVKILGA; encoded by the coding sequence ATGAAAATAATAATGTTAGGCGCTCCGGGAGCGGGCAAAGGAACTCAGGCAGAGAAAATCTCCGCAAAATACGGAATTCCCCATATTTCCACAGGAGATATTTTCCGGGCCAACATCAAAGCTGGAACGGAACTTGGGAAAAAGGCGAAAACCTACATGGACCAGGGACTTCTTGTCCCGGATGCCCTGACTGTGGATCTTCTGATGGACAGGATCAGCAAAGAAGACTGTAAGGACGGTTATATCCTGGACGGCTTCCCGCGCACGATCCCACAGGCAGAGGCGCTTGATGAGGCCCTGGAAAAACGCGGGGAGACGGTGGACTTTGCCGTCGATGTGAATGTGCCGGATGAGCATATCATTGACAGGATGTCGGGACGGCGCGCCTGCTTATCCTGCGGCGCTACATACCACATCGTCTATGCGCCTCCGAAGAAAGAGGGCATCTGCGACAAATGCGGCGCTGGGTTAGTGCTGCGCGACGACGATAAGCCCGAAACCGTAAGAAAACGCCTTTCCGTTTACCATGAACAGACGCAGCCGTTAATCGACTATTATCAGGCCAAAAAGATTCTTGCGGCGGTAGATGGCACGAAAGAGATGGAAGAAGTCTTCCAGGACATCGTAAAAATTTTAGGAGCTTAA
- the secY gene encoding preprotein translocase subunit SecY, with amino-acid sequence MLKSLQNAFRVKEVRERILFTFLMLVVIRLGSLLPIPGVDASYLSSFFANLQNSGMGFFNAITGGSFSTMSLFALSITPYITASIIMQLMTIAIPKLEEMQREGEDGRKKIAEYTRYLNVGLSLFESAAMAVGLGGRGLLLEDYRNIWGYLTIIAAMTAGSALLMWIGERITEKGVGNGISIVLLFNIVSSLPQDILTLYERFMAGKSVAVAAVAAILVLAVILATVVFVLILNGAERRIPVQYSKKMQGRRMIGGQSSHIPLKVNTAGVIPVIFASSIMSMPVMIAQFFQVDYASVGGKILMALSSNNWFRPDMPVYSIGLVIYIALVVLFAYFYTSITFNPLEVANNMKKSGGFIPGIRPGKPTSDYLNDILNYIIFIGAVGLVIVCIIPIIASGLFSVGSLSFGGTSLIIIVGVVLETLKSIESMMLVRNYKGFLND; translated from the coding sequence ATGTTGAAATCTCTGCAAAACGCATTTAGAGTGAAGGAGGTAAGAGAGCGCATTCTCTTTACCTTCCTCATGCTTGTTGTAATCCGACTCGGCTCCTTGCTGCCGATTCCGGGTGTAGATGCCAGCTATCTGAGCAGCTTTTTCGCAAACCTTCAGAATTCCGGTATGGGATTCTTCAACGCGATCACAGGCGGATCTTTTTCCACCATGTCGCTCTTTGCACTGAGCATCACCCCGTACATTACGGCATCCATCATCATGCAGCTCATGACGATTGCCATTCCGAAGCTTGAGGAAATGCAGCGTGAGGGCGAGGATGGACGGAAGAAAATTGCAGAATACACAAGATATCTGAACGTAGGCCTTTCCCTGTTCGAGTCGGCTGCCATGGCAGTCGGCCTCGGCGGAAGAGGACTCCTTTTGGAAGATTACAGGAACATCTGGGGCTACCTTACGATCATTGCTGCAATGACGGCAGGCTCTGCCCTTCTGATGTGGATCGGCGAGAGAATCACGGAAAAGGGCGTTGGAAACGGTATTTCCATCGTACTTCTTTTCAACATCGTCTCCAGCCTCCCGCAGGACATCCTGACGCTCTATGAGCGGTTCATGGCAGGCAAGTCCGTGGCGGTTGCCGCAGTGGCAGCCATCCTCGTGCTGGCCGTAATCCTTGCGACCGTAGTTTTCGTCCTTATTTTGAATGGCGCAGAGCGCCGGATCCCTGTGCAGTACAGCAAGAAAATGCAGGGACGCCGGATGATCGGAGGCCAGTCCTCCCATATCCCGCTTAAGGTCAACACCGCGGGCGTCATCCCGGTTATCTTTGCATCTTCCATCATGTCCATGCCGGTCATGATTGCACAGTTTTTCCAGGTGGACTACGCCTCTGTCGGCGGAAAGATCCTGATGGCCCTCAGTTCCAACAACTGGTTCAGGCCTGACATGCCGGTCTATTCCATCGGCCTTGTGATCTACATTGCGCTTGTCGTACTGTTCGCGTACTTCTACACGTCCATTACGTTCAACCCGCTGGAGGTCGCAAACAACATGAAGAAGTCCGGCGGCTTCATTCCTGGCATCCGTCCCGGAAAGCCGACCTCCGACTATCTGAATGACATTCTGAATTATATTATATTCATCGGAGCAGTAGGCCTGGTGATCGTCTGCATCATCCCGATCATCGCCTCCGGCCTGTTCTCCGTTGGCAGCCTGTCCTTTGGCGGTACGTCCTTAATCATTATCGTGGGCGTTGTCCTTGAGACACTCAAGTCCATCGAGTCCATGATGTTAGTGAGAAATTACAAGGGCTTCTTAAACGACTGA